Proteins from a single region of Nakamurella deserti:
- a CDS encoding type VII secretion protein EccE — protein sequence MRGSVVWGHDAGRAQSRAFRWQAAVVVPVGVALWRPADTAIALAAIVVATMVVLLLTVPAALRWCRWAGRVTRRGWRIAEDVAPEPGAAPGRAVLSDAPPLDLVFRRGRWVVVMEVRGPTGGSGDGAPLALLAPLLESAGVVIETIQWLQTFVTTTPAALPDGVAPGRTLLVLRIDPARNLSSLQARGGGEDGARRLVAVTVARATALLAPRGLRPRLLDGAQTRAVFAAADAAPGPSDPAALRSAGAGTWERRRDLRRSGRHHRLLCWASGTDDDTDVGTLLTPGHVDSEPVAAPVHTAVVGSEWIGSEWIRAGPGGRRTGVLRLTASRPADLDLLERWARRRLAAGGRESAAGITPRVGVDQQWPLYLATLPGGPPGGRGPDR from the coding sequence GTGAGGGGGTCGGTGGTGTGGGGACACGACGCGGGACGGGCGCAGTCGCGCGCCTTCCGGTGGCAGGCCGCGGTGGTGGTGCCGGTCGGAGTCGCTCTCTGGCGCCCGGCGGACACGGCCATCGCCCTCGCCGCGATCGTGGTGGCGACGATGGTCGTCCTGCTGCTCACCGTTCCGGCGGCACTGCGGTGGTGCCGTTGGGCGGGTCGGGTCACCCGGCGTGGGTGGCGGATCGCGGAGGACGTGGCACCTGAACCGGGTGCGGCTCCTGGCCGAGCGGTGCTGTCCGACGCCCCGCCGCTGGACCTGGTGTTCCGCCGTGGCCGATGGGTGGTGGTGATGGAGGTCCGCGGGCCGACGGGCGGGTCCGGTGACGGCGCTCCGCTCGCGCTCCTGGCGCCGTTGCTGGAGTCGGCCGGCGTGGTGATCGAGACCATCCAGTGGCTGCAGACGTTCGTGACGACGACCCCGGCTGCCCTGCCCGACGGTGTCGCGCCGGGGCGGACGCTGCTCGTCCTGCGCATCGATCCCGCCCGCAACCTCTCGTCGCTGCAGGCTCGCGGAGGTGGTGAGGACGGTGCGCGGCGGCTCGTCGCGGTGACGGTCGCCCGCGCGACGGCCCTGCTCGCGCCGCGGGGGCTGCGTCCGCGGCTGCTCGACGGTGCGCAGACCCGCGCGGTGTTCGCCGCGGCCGACGCCGCCCCAGGACCGTCCGACCCGGCGGCTCTGCGCTCGGCAGGCGCCGGAACGTGGGAGCGCCGCCGCGATCTGCGGCGTTCCGGCCGGCACCACCGGTTGTTGTGCTGGGCATCGGGAACCGACGATGACACCGACGTCGGCACACTGTTGACGCCGGGTCACGTGGATTCCGAGCCGGTCGCGGCTCCCGTGCACACGGCTGTGGTCGGATCGGAGTGGATCGGATCGGAGTGGATCAGGGCCGGTCCCGGCGGTCGGCGCACGGGCGTGCTGCGGCTGACGGCTTCCCGCCCGGCGGATCTGGACCTGCTGGAGCGCTGGGCCCGCCGCCGTCTCGCGGCCGGCGGGCGGGAGTCGGCAGCCGGAATCACACCCCGGGTGGGTGTCGATCAGCAGTGGCCGTTGTACCTGGCGACGCTGCCGGGTGGCCCGCCGGGCGGGCGAGGTCCGGACCGTTGA
- the truA gene encoding tRNA pseudouridine(38-40) synthase TruA has protein sequence MTYPTDGPGGVEPTAPTAGSVGVSGDAGSGKTGSGATGSGDTGPAGSVGVGEPVEAAGDPSSTHAPDPGVSGAVGAVAASAGRPESGRLLRLRLDLGYDGTDFSGWAAQPGRRTVAGELSTALALLFRRPVPLGVAGRTDAGVHALGQVAHIDVDPAVLISLARRSPAGQDDRLTPVERGAFGLLRRLAGLLDDDVRVRRITVAPDGFDARFAALRRHYRYRIAATEFGVNPLRRRDTLAWSRPLDVDRMAAAGQTLIGLDDFAAYCKPPAHDGATTIRELQALSVREVPDEPGVVAVDVSADAFCHSMVRSLVGALLAVGDGRMPVARPRELLAARRRTSAVHGAPARGLTLMGVDYPDDAALRQRADLTRAVRAASDAATERSAAVSDRGGAQDRPPAA, from the coding sequence ATGACGTACCCCACCGACGGACCCGGTGGTGTGGAGCCCACAGCTCCCACCGCCGGGTCCGTCGGCGTCTCCGGGGACGCCGGCTCAGGGAAGACCGGCTCCGGCGCCACCGGCTCCGGCGACACCGGGCCCGCCGGGTCGGTGGGTGTCGGGGAACCGGTCGAGGCTGCTGGTGATCCGTCGTCGACGCACGCCCCGGATCCGGGCGTCTCGGGTGCGGTCGGTGCGGTCGCCGCGTCGGCTGGGCGACCGGAGTCCGGGCGCCTGCTGCGGCTGCGGCTCGACCTGGGCTATGACGGCACGGACTTCTCCGGGTGGGCGGCGCAGCCGGGCCGCCGGACCGTCGCCGGGGAGCTGTCGACGGCGTTGGCACTGTTGTTCCGTCGCCCGGTGCCCCTCGGCGTCGCGGGACGGACCGACGCCGGCGTTCACGCGCTGGGGCAGGTCGCGCACATCGACGTCGACCCCGCGGTGCTGATCTCCCTGGCGCGGCGGTCACCAGCCGGTCAGGATGACCGACTGACACCGGTGGAGCGTGGCGCCTTCGGCCTGCTGCGCCGCCTGGCCGGGCTGCTCGACGACGACGTGCGGGTCCGGCGGATCACCGTCGCGCCCGACGGTTTCGACGCCCGATTCGCCGCTCTCCGGCGGCACTACCGCTACCGCATCGCCGCCACCGAGTTCGGGGTGAACCCGCTACGGCGGCGCGACACCCTGGCCTGGTCGCGTCCGCTGGACGTGGACCGGATGGCGGCGGCCGGGCAGACGCTGATCGGGCTCGACGACTTCGCCGCGTACTGCAAGCCCCCCGCCCACGACGGCGCGACCACCATCCGCGAGCTGCAGGCGCTCAGCGTCCGCGAGGTGCCCGACGAACCCGGTGTCGTCGCCGTGGACGTGTCCGCGGACGCCTTCTGCCATTCGATGGTCCGGTCACTGGTGGGTGCGTTGCTGGCGGTGGGGGACGGCCGCATGCCCGTGGCACGTCCCCGCGAGTTGTTGGCCGCCCGTCGGCGGACCAGCGCCGTCCACGGGGCGCCGGCCCGTGGCTTGACCTTGATGGGGGTCGACTACCCCGATGACGCCGCGCTGCGGCAGCGGGCGGACCTGACGCGCGCGGTGCGGGCGGCGTCCGACGCCGCCACCGAGCGGTCCGCAGCGGTGTCGGACCGCGGGGGAGCCCAGGACCGGCCGCCGGCCGCCTGA
- the rplQ gene encoding 50S ribosomal protein L17 — protein sequence MPTPTKGPRLGGSPAHERLILANLAQSLFEHGKITTTEAKAKRLRPLAEKLITSAKRGTLHSRREVMKVISDKNVVHTLFADIAPAVANRAGGYTRIVKVLPRKGDNAPMAIIEIITEETVTSAASRVARRAATSNNADRPKQAKGGAAVAAPADGTVADETVTDETVTADATTEAPAADVTTEAAAQEAVAEEISVAPATESTEAPADGTENTK from the coding sequence ATGCCCACCCCCACGAAGGGTCCCCGCCTCGGCGGATCGCCGGCCCACGAGCGACTGATCCTGGCCAACCTGGCGCAGTCCCTTTTCGAGCACGGCAAGATCACCACCACCGAGGCCAAGGCGAAGCGGCTCCGTCCGCTGGCCGAGAAGCTCATCACCTCGGCCAAGCGGGGCACCCTGCACTCGCGTCGTGAGGTCATGAAGGTGATCTCGGACAAGAACGTCGTGCACACCCTGTTCGCCGACATCGCGCCGGCGGTGGCCAACCGTGCGGGTGGCTACACCCGCATCGTCAAGGTGCTGCCCCGCAAGGGCGACAACGCCCCGATGGCGATCATCGAGATCATCACCGAGGAGACCGTGACCTCGGCCGCTTCGCGGGTCGCCCGTCGTGCGGCGACGTCCAACAACGCCGACCGCCCCAAGCAGGCCAAGGGCGGCGCAGCCGTTGCCGCGCCCGCCGACGGGACCGTCGCGGACGAGACCGTGACCGACGAGACCGTGACCGCCGACGCGACGACGGAGGCCCCGGCCGCCGACGTCACCACCGAGGCGGCCGCTCAGGAGGCCGTCGCCGAGGAGATCTCCGTGGCTCCGGCAACCGAGAGCACCGAGGCCCCGGCCGACGGCACCGAGAACACCAAGTAG
- a CDS encoding DNA-directed RNA polymerase subunit alpha produces MLISQRPVLTEETISGSRSRFVIEPLEPGFGYTLGNSLRRTLLSSIPGASVTSIRIDGVLHEFTTVPGVKEDVTELILNLKELVVSSEEDEPVTMYLRKQGPGEVTAEDIAPPAGVVVHNPDLHLATLTSKGRLEIELVVERGRGYVPAAPNKVVGAEIGRIPVDSIYSPVLKVTYRVEATRVEQRTDFDRLVLDVETKSSISPRDALASAGTTLVELFGLARELNTAAEGIEIGPSPAEADHIAAFSLPIEEMDLTVRSYNCLKREGIHTVGELVGRTEADLLDIRNFGQKSIDEVKIKLAGLNLSLKDSPVGFDPATAALAYANDDWSDDEETTETDYAETEQI; encoded by the coding sequence GTGCTGATCTCCCAGCGCCCCGTACTCACCGAAGAGACGATCTCGGGCAGCCGCTCGCGCTTCGTCATCGAGCCGCTCGAGCCCGGCTTCGGCTACACCCTCGGCAACTCGCTTCGACGCACCCTGCTGTCGTCGATCCCGGGTGCCTCGGTCACCAGCATCCGCATCGACGGCGTGCTGCACGAGTTCACCACCGTCCCGGGGGTGAAGGAGGACGTCACCGAGCTCATCCTGAACCTCAAGGAACTCGTCGTCTCCTCCGAGGAGGACGAGCCCGTCACCATGTACCTGCGCAAGCAGGGCCCGGGTGAGGTCACCGCCGAGGACATCGCTCCGCCGGCCGGGGTCGTCGTGCACAACCCCGACCTGCACCTGGCCACCCTCACCAGCAAGGGCCGGCTGGAGATCGAGCTCGTCGTCGAGCGCGGTCGTGGATACGTCCCCGCCGCCCCGAACAAGGTCGTCGGTGCCGAGATCGGCCGCATCCCGGTCGACTCCATCTACTCCCCGGTGCTCAAGGTGACCTACCGCGTCGAGGCCACCCGAGTCGAGCAGCGCACCGACTTCGACCGTCTCGTGCTGGATGTGGAGACCAAGTCCTCCATCTCCCCGCGTGACGCGCTCGCGTCGGCCGGTACCACCCTGGTGGAGCTGTTCGGGCTCGCCCGCGAGCTCAACACGGCCGCCGAGGGCATCGAGATCGGGCCGTCGCCGGCCGAGGCGGATCACATCGCCGCGTTCTCGTTGCCGATCGAGGAGATGGACCTCACCGTCCGCTCGTACAACTGCCTCAAGCGCGAGGGCATCCACACCGTGGGTGAGCTCGTGGGCCGCACGGAGGCGGACCTGCTCGACATCCGCAACTTCGGTCAGAAGTCGATCGACGAGGTCAAGATCAAGCTCGCCGGTCTCAACCTCTCGCTCAAGGACTCCCCGGTCGGGTTCGACCCGGCGACCGCCGCGTTGGCCTACGCCAACGACGACTGGTCGGACGACGAAGAGACCACCGAGACCGACTACGCCGAGACGGAGCAGATCTGA
- the rpsD gene encoding 30S ribosomal protein S4 — translation MARYTGPMTKKSRRLKTDLVGGDAAFEKRPFPPGQHGRARSKEKEYLSQLQEKQKARFSYGVMEKQFRRYYEEAASRPGKTGETLLQILESRLDNVIYRAGLARTRRHSRQLVSHGHFTVNGQRVDVPSYRVSQYDIIDVRKQSVEKFPIELARQSYGERPTPAWLQVVPNSLRVLIHSLPIRQQIDTQISEQLIVEFYSK, via the coding sequence ATGGCTCGTTACACCGGTCCCATGACCAAGAAGTCCCGTCGCCTCAAGACCGACCTGGTCGGCGGCGACGCGGCTTTCGAGAAGCGTCCGTTCCCTCCCGGGCAGCACGGTCGTGCGCGCTCGAAGGAGAAGGAATACCTGTCGCAGCTGCAGGAGAAGCAGAAGGCCCGCTTCAGCTACGGCGTGATGGAGAAGCAGTTCCGTCGCTACTACGAGGAAGCCGCGTCCCGCCCCGGCAAGACCGGCGAGACCCTGCTGCAGATCCTCGAGTCGCGTCTGGACAATGTGATCTACCGTGCCGGCCTGGCCCGCACGCGTCGGCACTCGCGCCAGCTGGTCAGCCACGGCCACTTCACCGTCAACGGCCAGCGCGTGGACGTCCCGTCCTACCGCGTCAGCCAGTACGACATCATCGACGTGCGCAAGCAGTCGGTGGAGAAGTTCCCGATCGAGCTGGCCCGCCAGTCCTACGGTGAGCGTCCGACCCCGGCCTGGCTGCAGGTCGTGCCGAACTCGCTCCGCGTGCTGATCCACTCCCTGCCGATCCGGCAGCAGATCGACACCCAGATCAGCGAGCAGCTGATCGTCGAGTTCTACTCGAAGTAA
- the rpsK gene encoding 30S ribosomal protein S11 codes for MPPKTRQGAGAPKKIRRKEKKNVAHGHAHIKSTFNNTIVSISDPTGAVISWASAGHVGFKGSRKSTPFAAQMAAESAARKAIEHGMKKVDVFVKGPGSGRETAIRSLQAAGLEVGAISDVTPQAHNGTRPPKRRRV; via the coding sequence GTGCCCCCCAAGACTCGCCAGGGCGCTGGAGCCCCGAAGAAGATCCGGCGCAAGGAGAAGAAGAACGTGGCCCACGGCCACGCTCACATCAAGAGCACGTTCAACAACACCATCGTCTCGATCAGCGATCCGACCGGTGCGGTCATCTCGTGGGCCTCCGCCGGCCATGTCGGCTTCAAGGGCTCGCGTAAGTCCACCCCGTTCGCCGCGCAGATGGCGGCCGAGAGCGCCGCCCGCAAGGCGATCGAGCACGGCATGAAGAAGGTCGACGTGTTCGTCAAGGGCCCGGGTTCGGGTCGCGAGACGGCAATTCGTTCGCTGCAGGCCGCTGGACTCGAGGTCGGTGCGATTTCCGACGTCACCCCGCAGGCACACAACGGGACGCGGCCGCCCAAGCGGCGCCGGGTCTGA
- the rpsM gene encoding 30S ribosomal protein S13, whose protein sequence is MARLAGVDLPRDKRMAIALTYIYGIGRTRALELLTATGISPDLRSKDLTDEDVLALRDQIEANYRVEGDLRREVQADIRRKMEIGSYQGIRHRRHLPVRGQRTKTNARTRKGPKKTIAGKKKAR, encoded by the coding sequence ATGGCACGTCTCGCCGGTGTCGATCTCCCCCGCGACAAGCGGATGGCGATCGCACTCACCTACATCTACGGAATCGGGCGCACCCGCGCGCTCGAGCTGCTCACGGCCACCGGCATCAGCCCGGACCTGCGCAGCAAGGATCTGACCGACGAGGACGTCCTCGCCCTCCGCGATCAGATCGAGGCCAACTACCGGGTCGAGGGTGACCTGCGCCGCGAGGTGCAGGCCGACATCCGTCGCAAGATGGAGATCGGGTCCTACCAGGGCATCCGTCACCGCCGCCACCTGCCGGTCCGCGGTCAGCGCACCAAGACCAACGCCCGTACCCGTAAGGGTCCGAAGAAGACCATCGCCGGCAAGAAGAAGGCTAGGTAA
- the rpmJ gene encoding 50S ribosomal protein L36 — translation MKVQPSVKKICDKCKVIRRHSRVMVICENVRHKQRQG, via the coding sequence ATGAAGGTCCAGCCGAGCGTCAAGAAGATCTGTGACAAGTGCAAGGTGATCCGTCGCCACAGCCGCGTCATGGTCATCTGCGAGAACGTTCGTCACAAGCAGCGCCAGGGCTGA
- the infA gene encoding translation initiation factor IF-1, with product MAKKDGAIEVEGRVVEALPNASFRVELENGHRVLAHISGKMRQHYIRILPEDRVVVELSTYDLSRGRIVYRYK from the coding sequence ATGGCGAAGAAAGACGGAGCCATCGAGGTCGAGGGCCGGGTCGTGGAGGCACTGCCCAACGCGTCGTTCCGGGTGGAACTCGAGAACGGCCACCGGGTTCTGGCCCATATCAGCGGCAAGATGCGGCAGCACTACATCCGTATCCTCCCCGAGGACCGGGTCGTGGTGGAGCTCTCCACCTATGACCTGTCGCGGGGACGGATCGTGTACCGCTACAAGTAA
- a CDS encoding response regulator translates to MSTVVNVLVVADDRTAARAEAALVNRLPGFRATATVGSAAAGLRRLAKGDVHLVLLDRRLPDADGVELAARLREQGFRGDVLLTTAAADRVAAAGPLPAGVAGELVRPFSFELVRDVLQSWAAERAPIDDTGPVPTRRSRAARSGLPLGMRPDTLDAITVVVRECCAPPADEVPGLSASAVASAIGASRLTVRRYLDYLADAGVLARSLRHRSAGRPEALYRPVAQAG, encoded by the coding sequence GTGTCCACAGTGGTCAACGTGCTGGTCGTCGCGGACGACCGGACGGCTGCACGGGCCGAGGCCGCGCTGGTGAACCGGTTGCCCGGATTCCGCGCCACGGCCACCGTCGGCAGCGCCGCGGCCGGGCTGCGGCGGCTCGCCAAGGGGGACGTCCACCTGGTGCTGCTGGACCGCAGGTTGCCCGACGCCGACGGGGTCGAGCTCGCCGCACGACTGCGGGAACAGGGCTTCCGGGGTGACGTGCTGCTGACCACCGCTGCGGCGGACCGCGTGGCCGCCGCCGGCCCGCTCCCCGCCGGGGTCGCGGGCGAGCTGGTGCGGCCGTTCAGCTTCGAACTCGTCCGCGACGTCCTGCAGTCCTGGGCCGCCGAGCGGGCGCCCATCGACGACACGGGGCCGGTGCCCACGCGTCGCTCCCGTGCCGCCCGGTCGGGGCTGCCGCTCGGCATGCGTCCCGACACTCTCGACGCGATCACCGTCGTCGTCCGCGAGTGCTGCGCCCCGCCCGCCGACGAGGTACCGGGGCTGTCGGCATCGGCGGTGGCGTCGGCGATCGGTGCCTCCCGGCTCACCGTCCGGCGGTACCTGGACTACCTGGCCGACGCCGGGGTACTGGCCCGCAGCCTGCGTCACCGCAGCGCCGGTCGTCCGGAAGCCCTCTACCGGCCGGTCGCGCAGGCCGGCTGA
- the map gene encoding type I methionyl aminopeptidase, whose amino-acid sequence MSKGIELKTRDELQAMRASGVILARAIAAMTAAVAPGMTTADVDAIGAQVIADAGATSNFKGYHGFPGTICASVNAEIVHGIPSADRVLREGDLLSIDCGCILDGWHSDSAVSVHVGEPPSMDEVDLIAAANDAMWAGIAAARPNGRLGAITAAIESSVRKSGANDGRRYGEVDGYGGHGIGTAMHMDPFVPNHGRQGKGLKLPPGTALAIEPMLTLGTSASRELDDHWTVVTKDGSRAAHVEHSIAITDDGICVLSAADGGVAGLAPFGVVPVSLD is encoded by the coding sequence GTGTCGAAGGGCATCGAACTCAAGACCCGCGATGAACTGCAGGCGATGCGTGCGTCGGGGGTCATCCTGGCCCGGGCCATCGCTGCGATGACCGCGGCGGTCGCGCCGGGCATGACCACCGCCGACGTCGACGCCATCGGCGCTCAGGTCATCGCCGACGCCGGGGCCACGTCCAATTTCAAGGGCTACCACGGCTTCCCGGGCACGATCTGCGCCTCGGTGAACGCCGAGATCGTGCACGGCATCCCCTCCGCCGACCGGGTCCTGCGGGAGGGCGACCTGCTCTCCATCGACTGCGGGTGCATCCTGGACGGCTGGCACTCCGACTCGGCGGTGTCGGTCCACGTCGGTGAGCCGCCCTCGATGGACGAGGTCGACCTCATCGCCGCCGCCAACGACGCCATGTGGGCCGGTATCGCCGCCGCCCGGCCGAACGGCAGGTTGGGTGCCATCACCGCTGCCATCGAGTCGAGTGTGCGCAAGAGCGGCGCCAACGACGGCCGGCGCTACGGCGAGGTGGACGGCTACGGGGGTCACGGCATCGGGACCGCCATGCACATGGATCCGTTCGTGCCCAACCACGGCCGGCAGGGCAAGGGTCTCAAGCTGCCTCCGGGCACGGCCCTGGCCATCGAACCGATGCTCACCCTGGGTACGTCGGCCTCCCGCGAACTCGACGACCACTGGACGGTCGTGACCAAGGACGGTTCGCGCGCGGCGCACGTCGAGCACAGCATCGCCATCACCGACGACGGGATCTGCGTGCTGAGCGCCGCAGACGGGGGAGTGGCGGGTCTGGCGCCGTTCGGCGTGGTGCCCGTCAGCCTGGACTGA
- a CDS encoding adenylate kinase, translated as MRVLIVGPQGAGKGTQATLLAENLGVPHVSTGDLFRLNIGHGTALGKTVQTYMDKGELVPDEVTSAMVAARLEDEDMVNGWILDGFPRNLSQAKWLGELLAERGSALTSVLVIDAPDEILMERMMARGRADDTADAIQRRLAIYHAETVPLVEFYGDLVLEVDGVGEISEVQHRILRALGRSDLEHG; from the coding sequence ATGCGAGTGCTGATCGTCGGTCCGCAGGGAGCGGGCAAGGGCACGCAGGCCACGTTGCTGGCCGAGAACCTCGGAGTGCCGCACGTCTCCACCGGCGATCTGTTCCGACTCAACATCGGCCACGGCACCGCGCTGGGCAAGACGGTGCAGACCTACATGGACAAGGGTGAACTCGTCCCGGACGAGGTCACCAGCGCCATGGTGGCGGCCCGTCTCGAGGACGAGGACATGGTCAACGGCTGGATCCTCGACGGCTTCCCCCGCAACCTGTCCCAGGCCAAGTGGCTGGGTGAGTTGCTGGCCGAACGCGGGTCGGCACTGACCAGCGTGCTGGTGATCGACGCCCCGGACGAGATCCTGATGGAACGCATGATGGCCCGGGGTCGTGCCGACGACACCGCGGACGCGATCCAGCGGCGGCTGGCGATCTACCACGCGGAGACGGTGCCGCTGGTCGAGTTCTACGGCGACCTGGTGCTGGAGGTCGACGGTGTCGGCGAGATCAGCGAGGTTCAGCACCGCATCCTGCGTGCGCTCGGCCGCAGCGACCTGGAACACGGCTGA